In Streptomyces ambofaciens ATCC 23877, a single genomic region encodes these proteins:
- a CDS encoding peptidoglycan D,D-transpeptidase FtsI family protein — MNKPLRRIAIFCGLLVLTLLVRDNWLQYVQADELKEDEHNRRVAIERYATPRGDIIVDGKAITGHATTKGDFKYKRTYKDGAMWAPVTGYVSQAYGATQLEAIDDGILTGNDDRLFFRNTLDMITGRKREGGNVVTTLNSAAQKAAYDGLKKQGAKGSVVALEPSTGKILSMASYPSYDPTAIAGSNEAAGEAWNRLQKKNNPNDPMLNRALREVYPPGSTFKVLTAAAALEHGRYDSADEKTDSPLPWTMPGTTTELPNEGDLPCENATLREALRVSCNTVFGKIGSDLGNDEMLETAKKFGFTEEQFVPVRSSASVFSDDMNPSQTALSSIGQYNTAATPLQMAMVTSAIANNGTLMKPYMVDELQAPNLDTIEKTEPEEMSKPLSADNAQILQSMMETVVEDGTGTNARIDGVTVGGKTGTAQHGVDNSENPYAWFISYAKGDDGSAPVAVAVVIEDENAVRDDISGGGLAAPIAKNVMEAVLDSKK, encoded by the coding sequence GTGAACAAGCCACTGCGCCGCATCGCGATCTTCTGCGGCCTCCTGGTCCTCACCCTGCTCGTCCGCGACAACTGGCTCCAGTACGTCCAGGCCGACGAGCTCAAGGAGGACGAGCACAACCGCCGTGTCGCCATCGAGCGGTACGCCACCCCGCGCGGCGACATCATCGTCGACGGCAAGGCCATCACCGGACACGCCACCACCAAGGGCGACTTCAAGTACAAGCGCACCTACAAGGACGGCGCCATGTGGGCGCCCGTCACCGGCTACGTCTCCCAGGCCTACGGCGCGACGCAGCTCGAGGCCATCGACGACGGCATCCTCACCGGCAACGACGACCGGCTCTTCTTCCGCAACACCCTCGACATGATCACGGGCCGCAAGCGCGAGGGCGGCAACGTCGTCACCACCCTGAACAGCGCCGCGCAGAAGGCCGCCTACGACGGTCTGAAGAAGCAGGGCGCCAAGGGATCCGTCGTGGCGCTCGAACCGTCCACCGGCAAGATCCTCTCGATGGCCTCCTACCCGTCGTACGACCCCACCGCGATCGCCGGCAGCAACGAAGCGGCCGGCGAGGCCTGGAACAGGCTCCAGAAGAAGAACAACCCGAACGACCCGATGCTCAACCGCGCCCTGCGCGAGGTCTACCCGCCCGGCTCCACCTTCAAGGTGCTCACCGCGGCCGCCGCACTGGAGCACGGCAGGTACGACTCGGCGGACGAGAAGACGGACTCCCCGCTGCCCTGGACCATGCCGGGCACCACCACCGAACTGCCCAACGAGGGCGACCTCCCCTGTGAGAACGCCACCCTCCGCGAGGCCCTGCGCGTGTCCTGCAACACGGTCTTCGGCAAGATCGGCTCCGACCTCGGCAACGACGAGATGCTCGAGACGGCCAAGAAGTTCGGCTTCACCGAGGAGCAGTTCGTCCCCGTCCGCTCCAGCGCCTCGGTCTTCTCCGACGACATGAACCCGTCGCAGACCGCGCTCTCCTCCATCGGCCAGTACAACACCGCCGCCACCCCGCTCCAGATGGCCATGGTCACCTCGGCCATCGCCAACAACGGCACGCTGATGAAGCCGTACATGGTCGACGAGCTCCAGGCCCCGAACCTCGACACCATCGAGAAGACGGAGCCCGAGGAGATGAGCAAGCCGCTCTCCGCGGACAACGCCCAGATCCTGCAGTCCATGATGGAGACCGTCGTGGAGGACGGCACGGGAACCAACGCCCGGATCGACGGCGTCACCGTCGGCGGCAAGACCGGCACCGCACAGCACGGCGTCGACAACAGCGAGAACCCCTACGCCTGGTTCATCTCGTACGCCAAGGGCGACGACGGCAGCGCGCCCGTCGCCGTGGCCGTGGTGATCGAGGACGAGAACGCCGTCCGCGACGACATCTCCGGCGGCGGCCTCGCGGCGCCGATCGCGAAGAACGTGATGGAGGCCGTTCTGGACAGCAAGAAGTGA